One Phycisphaeraceae bacterium genomic window carries:
- a CDS encoding NHL repeat-containing protein yields the protein MKHWFGRPGAACAAVVAIGSLTGDALAQRYEMLVTSFFNNSVIRYDLATGQRIGNLGASPPIVRPLATRVGPDGLLYVVSEANDRVLRYSAQTGEFIDTFITAPASILDAPTGIAWDANGDAYVSSFTRNSVVKFNGTTGELIGNFVAPNSGGLSGADNGLIFGPDGNLYVPSYNNGRINRYDGETGAFIDTFIPNALITRPRVLHFDDDNNLFVTSEGSNAVRRYDATTGEFLGNFTTPGVAGMTTPVGMAFGPDGFLYVTSFNERVYRFDGKTGEFLDIFLSGPEAGLRGPVFITIIPAIPSPPVVAAVLPAAMLASRRRR from the coding sequence ATGAAACATTGGTTCGGAAGGCCCGGCGCCGCGTGCGCCGCGGTCGTGGCTATCGGCTCGCTCACCGGCGACGCCCTCGCGCAGCGCTACGAGATGCTCGTCACCTCGTTCTTCAACAACTCGGTCATCCGCTACGATCTCGCGACGGGACAGCGCATCGGGAACCTGGGCGCGTCGCCCCCGATCGTGCGCCCGCTCGCCACGAGGGTCGGGCCCGACGGGCTGCTGTATGTCGTCTCCGAGGCCAACGACCGCGTGCTGCGCTACAGCGCGCAGACCGGTGAGTTCATCGACACCTTCATCACCGCGCCGGCGTCGATCCTCGACGCGCCCACCGGCATCGCCTGGGACGCCAACGGCGACGCCTACGTCTCGTCCTTCACACGCAACTCCGTCGTGAAGTTCAACGGCACAACCGGAGAGCTGATCGGCAACTTCGTCGCGCCCAACTCCGGCGGGCTCAGCGGCGCCGACAACGGCCTGATCTTCGGGCCCGACGGCAACCTGTACGTCCCCTCGTACAACAACGGGCGCATCAACCGCTACGACGGCGAAACCGGCGCCTTCATCGACACCTTCATCCCCAACGCGCTCATCACGCGCCCGCGCGTGCTCCACTTCGACGACGACAACAACCTCTTCGTCACCAGCGAGGGCAGCAACGCGGTGCGCCGTTACGACGCGACGACTGGCGAGTTCCTCGGGAACTTCACCACGCCGGGCGTCGCCGGCATGACCACCCCGGTCGGCATGGCCTTCGGCCCGGACGGCTTCCTGTACGTCACTTCGTTCAACGAACGCGTCTACCGCTTCGACGGGAAAACCGGCGAGTTCCTCGACATCTTCCTCTCCGGCCCCGAGGCCGGGCTCCGCGGGCCGGTCTTCATCACGATCATCCCGGCGATCCCCTCGCCCCCGGTCGTCGCAGCGGTGCTCCCCGCGGCGATGCTCGCGTCACGACGCCGACGCTGA
- the argC gene encoding N-acetyl-gamma-glutamyl-phosphate reductase: protein MSVRVGIVGATGYTGGELLRLLTLHPGAEVAWATSRGKAGWPIHGVHANLRGFTDLSFISPDDATPVDVIFLCLPHNETAAQIDRYTALAPRIVDLSADFRLRDPDLYERTYGEPHPAAGWLDRFVYGLPEAHRDAIRAARYVSGVGCNATSVNLALLPLARAGFIERVVADVKVGSSEAGAEPSQSSHHPERSRAMRTFAPTSHRHEAEIQQLLGPLDLCFTATAVELVRGILATCHVFTNRPLTDRDLWPIYRNAYENEPFVRIVKERRGLYRFPEPRLVAGTNFADVSFVAQEGTNRVVALCAIDNLGKGAAGSAIQCMNLMCGLDETAGLRFPAVHPC, encoded by the coding sequence GTGAGCGTTCGAGTCGGAATCGTCGGCGCCACCGGCTACACCGGCGGAGAACTCCTCCGCCTGCTCACGCTCCACCCGGGCGCAGAGGTCGCCTGGGCCACCTCGCGCGGCAAGGCGGGGTGGCCCATCCACGGAGTTCACGCGAACCTGCGCGGGTTCACGGACCTGTCGTTCATCAGCCCGGACGACGCAACGCCGGTCGATGTGATCTTTCTCTGCCTGCCGCACAACGAGACCGCGGCCCAGATCGATCGCTACACGGCGCTGGCGCCGCGCATCGTCGACCTCTCCGCGGATTTCCGACTCCGCGACCCCGATCTGTACGAGCGCACCTACGGCGAGCCGCACCCCGCCGCCGGCTGGCTGGACCGCTTCGTGTACGGGCTGCCAGAAGCCCATCGCGACGCGATCCGTGCCGCGAGGTATGTCAGCGGCGTGGGGTGCAACGCGACCTCGGTGAACCTGGCGCTGCTGCCACTGGCGCGCGCCGGGTTCATCGAGCGTGTCGTCGCCGATGTCAAGGTCGGCTCGTCCGAAGCAGGCGCAGAGCCCAGCCAGTCGAGCCACCACCCCGAGCGCTCCCGCGCGATGCGCACCTTCGCGCCCACCAGCCACCGCCACGAGGCGGAGATCCAGCAACTCCTCGGCCCGCTCGACCTGTGCTTCACCGCCACCGCCGTCGAACTGGTGCGAGGCATACTCGCGACCTGTCATGTCTTCACGAATCGCCCCCTCACCGATCGCGACCTCTGGCCGATCTACCGCAACGCCTACGAGAACGAGCCCTTCGTGCGCATCGTGAAGGAGCGGCGCGGGCTCTACCGCTTCCCCGAGCCGCGCCTGGTCGCAGGCACCAACTTCGCCGATGTCTCCTTCGTCGCGCAGGAGGGCACGAACCGCGTCGTCGCGCTGTGCGCGATTGACAACCTGGGCAAGGGCGCCGCCGGCTCCGCGATCCAGTGCATGAACCTGATGTGCGGCCTCGACGAGACCGCCGGCCTCCGTTTCCCGGCGGTCCACCCGTGCTGA
- the lysW gene encoding lysine biosynthesis protein LysW — translation MSQTTTIALTCACPECAAEVRFQREPRRHEVVRCSSCSADLEVTGLDPITVELAPEVEEDWGE, via the coding sequence ATGTCACAGACCACCACGATCGCCCTGACCTGCGCGTGCCCCGAGTGCGCCGCCGAGGTTCGCTTCCAGCGCGAGCCCCGGCGCCACGAGGTCGTCCGCTGCTCGTCCTGCTCCGCCGACCTCGAGGTCACGGGGCTCGACCCCATCACCGTCGAGCTGGCCCCCGAGGTCGAGGAAGACTGGGGCGAGTAA
- a CDS encoding serine/threonine protein kinase produces MSERDLHERASEVFLALRGLDGPERERRLDELTSGDAALRAEAASLLAHDVGGADDADETGTPSMIGPYRVIGRLGRGGGGYVLLAEQDEPVRRRVAIKVAPYAAVDPDAAARFEFERRALEQTEHPNIARILDAGRTPEGLPFIVMEYVEGEPITAYCERMALGVRERIGLMLDVAGAAQHAHQRGVIHRDLKPGNILVSGASGKPSVRVLDFGIAKAIASTELSEGAPTSGLPIGTPAYMAPEQTGGRPVDIRADVYALGAVLYELVAGRAPVDTGADPWEAMRRVREDTPPPASSERRHGAPRALLADLDCVLAKALEKNPDRRYPTAASLAEDLGRVLRGEAIVARRPTPGYRAARFVGRNRALVASGVVVALAASVGVAGLAIGLREADAQRREATLQRDAQREINRFLTEDLLAAASADREGQHATALDLLRSASRRVESRLSQRPEIAAAIHHTLGGAYMELGEYDDAQAHFARALELRRAASGPDSPDTVRSEVAVAGLLGARQMYAEAEPALLAAIERARLILGAGDPALYAALNDLGVVYESLDRASAAVGLLREALEGRARLLGAQDPLVLVTTSNLAQAYDRAGDPERSLALMLDALRIAESMPDAPRMTLLGLHNNIGATMQDLRREHDAAPHLRVAADLAYESLGAEHPATLTIRGNLAGLEAKIGNPLRAAELYEEVVKVQASLFGADALSTLTARYGRWNAMRLAGRPSEAAAGFGTLLEDMTRALGDPHWLTNQTRVTLARVLLDSGRAGEAMVHAERGLEHFLALYGPEHSRAQTASQLVDEIRVSLSRQ; encoded by the coding sequence GTGAGCGAGCGAGACCTGCACGAGCGCGCTTCGGAGGTCTTTCTCGCGCTGCGCGGGCTCGACGGGCCCGAGCGCGAGCGCCGTCTCGACGAGCTGACATCCGGCGATGCCGCGCTGCGCGCCGAGGCGGCGTCGCTGCTGGCGCACGATGTCGGAGGCGCAGACGACGCCGACGAGACCGGGACGCCTTCGATGATCGGCCCGTACCGGGTGATCGGGCGCCTGGGTCGCGGCGGGGGCGGGTATGTGCTGCTCGCGGAGCAGGACGAGCCGGTGCGCCGGCGCGTCGCGATCAAGGTCGCGCCCTACGCGGCGGTCGACCCGGACGCGGCAGCTCGTTTCGAGTTCGAGCGCCGCGCGCTCGAGCAGACCGAGCACCCCAACATCGCGAGGATCCTCGACGCCGGTCGCACGCCGGAGGGGCTGCCCTTCATCGTGATGGAGTATGTCGAGGGCGAGCCGATCACCGCCTATTGCGAGCGCATGGCTCTCGGCGTGCGCGAGCGGATCGGCCTGATGCTCGATGTCGCCGGCGCGGCCCAGCACGCGCACCAGCGCGGCGTGATCCACCGCGACCTCAAGCCCGGCAACATCCTCGTCAGCGGCGCGAGCGGGAAACCCTCGGTGCGCGTGCTCGATTTCGGGATCGCGAAGGCGATCGCCAGCACAGAGTTGTCCGAGGGTGCGCCGACGTCGGGGCTCCCGATCGGGACGCCGGCCTACATGGCGCCCGAGCAGACCGGCGGGCGCCCCGTCGACATCCGCGCCGATGTCTACGCGCTGGGCGCGGTGTTGTACGAACTGGTCGCAGGGCGAGCGCCTGTCGACACGGGCGCCGACCCGTGGGAGGCGATGCGTCGCGTTCGCGAGGACACGCCGCCCCCGGCGTCGAGCGAGCGGCGTCACGGCGCGCCGAGGGCGCTGCTCGCCGACCTCGACTGCGTGCTCGCGAAAGCGCTCGAGAAGAACCCCGATCGGCGCTACCCGACCGCGGCGTCGCTGGCGGAGGACCTGGGGCGCGTGCTGCGCGGCGAGGCGATCGTCGCGCGAAGGCCGACGCCGGGGTACCGCGCGGCGCGCTTCGTGGGGCGAAACCGTGCGCTGGTCGCGTCGGGCGTTGTCGTCGCTCTGGCCGCGTCGGTGGGGGTCGCCGGGCTGGCGATCGGCCTGCGCGAAGCGGACGCGCAGCGGCGCGAGGCCACCCTGCAGCGCGACGCCCAGCGCGAGATCAACCGCTTTCTGACCGAGGACCTTCTCGCCGCCGCGTCCGCGGACCGCGAGGGGCAGCACGCGACGGCTCTGGACCTGCTGCGCAGCGCGAGCCGCAGGGTGGAGTCCCGGTTGTCGCAGCGACCCGAGATCGCGGCCGCGATCCATCACACCCTGGGCGGCGCCTACATGGAGCTCGGCGAGTACGACGATGCGCAGGCGCATTTCGCGCGTGCGCTCGAACTCCGTCGCGCCGCGTCCGGCCCCGACTCGCCGGACACCGTTCGCTCAGAGGTCGCGGTCGCCGGGCTCCTCGGCGCGCGCCAGATGTACGCCGAGGCCGAGCCGGCGCTCCTGGCGGCGATCGAGCGGGCGCGACTGATCCTCGGGGCCGGCGACCCGGCCCTCTACGCGGCGCTGAACGATCTGGGCGTCGTGTACGAGTCCCTCGATCGCGCGTCCGCGGCGGTGGGGCTGCTGCGCGAGGCGCTCGAGGGCCGGGCGCGCCTTCTGGGCGCGCAGGACCCGCTCGTGCTGGTGACGACCAGCAATCTCGCGCAGGCCTACGACCGGGCGGGCGACCCGGAGCGATCGCTGGCGCTCATGCTCGACGCGTTGCGGATCGCCGAGTCGATGCCCGACGCGCCGAGGATGACGCTGCTCGGGCTCCACAACAACATCGGCGCAACGATGCAGGATCTGCGACGAGAACACGACGCGGCGCCGCATCTGCGCGTGGCGGCGGATCTCGCGTACGAGTCGCTCGGCGCGGAGCACCCGGCGACGCTCACGATCCGGGGGAACCTGGCCGGGCTGGAGGCCAAGATCGGCAACCCGCTCCGGGCGGCGGAGCTGTACGAAGAGGTCGTGAAGGTTCAGGCGTCACTGTTCGGGGCCGACGCGCTGAGCACCCTGACCGCGAGGTACGGGCGATGGAACGCGATGCGTCTCGCAGGTCGCCCGTCCGAGGCCGCCGCCGGCTTTGGGACGCTGCTGGAAGACATGACCCGCGCGCTCGGCGATCCGCACTGGCTGACCAACCAGACCCGTGTGACGCTGGCGCGTGTGCTGCTCGATTCGGGTCGGGCCGGGGAAGCGATGGTCCACGCCGAGCGCGGGCTTGAGCACTTTCTTGCGCTCTACGGCCCAGAGCATTCCCGGGCGCAGACCGCGTCGCAGCTCGTCGACGAGATCCGTGTGTCCCTTTCACGACAGTGA
- a CDS encoding sigma-70 family RNA polymerase sigma factor, with amino-acid sequence MKSPSSSPNDDAGVITDTMYSELRRIAHRVFASERRDHTLQPTAVVNEACIRLLSGGLPELPRAQQLAIGARVLRQVLIDHARARNADKRGGGGAGGAGGAGAIRLDLDRDILAHDAEQIEFGAITEAMDRLRALSERQAEVVTLRLFAGMTMEQIASVLDVSKRTVESDWAVARAWLRRELSASLGESSE; translated from the coding sequence ATGAAATCACCTTCGAGCAGCCCAAACGACGACGCCGGGGTGATCACGGACACGATGTACTCCGAGCTGCGCCGGATCGCGCACCGGGTCTTCGCGTCCGAGCGGAGAGACCACACCCTTCAGCCCACGGCGGTCGTGAACGAGGCCTGTATCCGCCTGCTGTCGGGCGGCCTGCCGGAGCTGCCTCGCGCGCAGCAGCTCGCGATCGGCGCGAGGGTTCTCAGGCAGGTGCTCATCGACCACGCGCGAGCGCGCAACGCGGATAAGCGCGGCGGGGGGGGCGCCGGGGGCGCCGGGGGCGCAGGCGCGATCCGTCTCGATCTCGATCGTGACATCCTCGCGCACGACGCAGAGCAGATCGAGTTCGGCGCGATCACCGAGGCGATGGACCGGCTCCGCGCGCTGAGCGAGCGCCAGGCGGAAGTCGTCACGCTCCGGCTTTTCGCCGGGATGACCATGGAGCAGATCGCGTCGGTGCTCGATGTCTCGAAGCGAACCGTCGAGTCTGACTGGGCGGTGGCCCGCGCGTGGCTGCGGCGTGAGCTGTCCGCTTCGCTGGGGGAGTCCTCGGAGTGA
- a CDS encoding [LysW]-lysine hydrolase has translation MRRVIGDQEAIDLVRDLVATPSVSGSERPAVALLATRMAAMGFRASIDEAGNAVGELGSTSPDAREIVLLGHIDTVPGHIPVRIDDDNVLWGRGSVDAKGPLAAFVIGATNAAIPDDVRVVVVGAVGEETPTSPGATYIRDRRRPHACIIGEPSQWDRFTLGYKGRLLVEAVFEQSGAHSAGPQGTAAERAVDWFNDLRAWTNAQNDAQGALFDQLQIALQRFVTDSDGLTDRATLTVGFRLPTRLAPRELERMIAQRAEGVSLRFDGHTPAVRAERSNPVANALAGAIADQGVRARPVVKTGTSDMNTVAGAWGCPIVAYGPGDSALDHAPDERLPLDEYLRATRVLAAALGTLASEREDVTGRIAPEQSAHKASH, from the coding sequence ATGCGTCGCGTGATCGGCGATCAGGAAGCCATCGACCTGGTGCGCGACCTCGTCGCGACGCCCAGCGTCTCGGGCAGCGAGCGCCCCGCGGTCGCGCTGCTCGCGACGCGCATGGCGGCGATGGGCTTCCGCGCCTCGATCGACGAGGCCGGCAACGCGGTCGGCGAACTCGGATCGACAAGCCCCGACGCGCGCGAGATCGTCCTGCTCGGGCACATCGACACCGTGCCGGGGCATATCCCGGTGCGCATCGACGACGACAATGTTCTCTGGGGGCGGGGCAGCGTCGACGCGAAGGGGCCCCTCGCGGCGTTCGTGATCGGAGCCACGAACGCCGCGATCCCCGACGATGTGCGCGTGGTCGTCGTCGGCGCCGTCGGCGAAGAGACCCCCACTTCGCCCGGCGCAACCTACATCCGTGATCGACGACGCCCCCACGCCTGCATCATCGGCGAGCCGAGCCAGTGGGACCGTTTCACGCTGGGCTACAAGGGGCGCCTCCTCGTCGAGGCGGTGTTCGAGCAGTCCGGCGCGCACTCCGCCGGGCCCCAGGGCACAGCGGCCGAGCGCGCCGTCGACTGGTTCAACGATCTGCGCGCATGGACCAACGCGCAGAACGACGCGCAGGGCGCGCTCTTCGATCAACTCCAGATCGCCCTGCAGCGCTTCGTCACCGACTCCGACGGCCTCACCGACCGCGCCACGCTGACGGTCGGCTTCCGCTTGCCCACACGCCTCGCGCCACGCGAACTGGAGCGGATGATCGCGCAGCGCGCCGAGGGCGTCTCGTTGCGGTTCGACGGCCACACGCCCGCCGTGCGCGCCGAACGCTCCAACCCCGTCGCCAACGCCCTCGCTGGCGCGATCGCCGATCAGGGCGTGCGCGCCCGACCGGTCGTAAAGACCGGCACGAGCGACATGAACACGGTCGCCGGCGCGTGGGGCTGCCCCATCGTCGCTTACGGGCCCGGCGACAGCGCGCTCGACCATGCGCCCGACGAGCGCCTCCCGCTCGACGAGTATCTGCGCGCGACGCGGGTGCTTGCGGCAGCCCTCGGCACGCTCGCCAGCGAGCGTGAGGACGTCACGGGCCGGATCGCGCCCGAACAAAGCGCTCACAAAGCATCGCATTAA
- a CDS encoding [LysW]-aminoadipate kinase: MIVVKIGGAEGVGYETVCDDAARLIKSGQRVVLVHGGSNETNILAEQLGHPAQFVTSPSGHTSRRTDKRTLEIFQMACIGRINKQLVLALQSREVRALGLSGLDGGLWVGKRKSAIRVVEDGAVRVLRDDYTGTVDRVNAELLNQLLDAGYTPVLSPPGLSEEHEAINVDADRAAARTASALGADTLVILSNVPGLLREFPDESSLIPNIPRAEIDGAIELAGGRMKKKVLAAQEAIDGGVSRVILADARVESPISRALEGMGTCVA; the protein is encoded by the coding sequence ATGATCGTGGTGAAGATCGGCGGCGCCGAGGGCGTCGGCTACGAGACCGTCTGCGACGACGCCGCCCGTCTCATCAAGAGCGGGCAGCGCGTCGTGCTCGTCCACGGCGGCTCCAACGAGACGAACATCCTCGCCGAGCAGCTCGGCCACCCGGCGCAGTTCGTCACCTCGCCCTCCGGGCACACGAGCCGGCGCACCGACAAGCGCACGCTCGAGATCTTCCAGATGGCCTGCATCGGGCGCATCAACAAGCAACTGGTCCTCGCGCTCCAGTCCCGGGAGGTCCGCGCACTCGGCCTCTCGGGGCTGGACGGGGGGCTGTGGGTCGGCAAGCGCAAGAGCGCGATCCGCGTCGTCGAAGACGGCGCCGTGCGAGTGCTGCGCGACGACTACACCGGAACCGTCGACCGCGTGAACGCCGAACTCCTCAACCAACTCCTCGACGCGGGCTACACCCCCGTCCTCTCGCCCCCCGGGCTGAGCGAGGAGCACGAGGCGATCAATGTCGACGCCGACCGCGCCGCGGCCCGCACCGCGTCGGCCCTCGGCGCCGACACGCTGGTCATCCTCTCGAATGTCCCCGGGCTTCTGCGGGAGTTCCCCGACGAATCGTCGCTCATCCCGAATATCCCGCGCGCCGAGATCGACGGCGCGATCGAACTCGCGGGCGGGCGCATGAAGAAGAAGGTGCTCGCGGCGCAGGAAGCGATCGACGGGGGCGTGTCACGTGTGATCCTGGCCGACGCGCGCGTCGAGTCACCGATCAGCCGCGCGCTGGAAGGCATGGGCACATGCGTCGCGTGA
- the lysX gene encoding lysine biosynthesis protein LysX — translation MRVSVLHSRIRVEERMLLDELERRSVAVNLIHADEAIVDLTNGRTLVEPGEVVLDRCLSHTKALAILHALESQGAICVNTPHVVEVCGDKLRTTLALRSAGVPQPRAVAAFSPEGAIAAAEELGYPVVLKPTVGSWGRLIARLNDRDALEAVIEHKTTLGGVQHGVLYLQEFVDKPGRDIRAFVVGDATICAIVRNSPHWITNTARGATTAAFQVTPEMNDLCVRAAHAVSDGRPALVAIDLLEHPERGLLVNEVNSTMEFRNSVAPTGVDIPARVVDFAIERAQAALPFRGAGATIRETTTTGARA, via the coding sequence ATGCGCGTCAGCGTCCTCCATTCCCGGATCCGAGTCGAAGAGCGCATGCTCCTCGACGAGCTCGAACGCCGCAGCGTCGCGGTCAACCTGATCCACGCCGACGAGGCGATCGTCGACCTCACCAACGGGCGCACGCTCGTCGAGCCGGGCGAGGTCGTCCTCGATCGCTGCCTCAGCCACACCAAGGCGCTCGCGATCCTCCACGCGCTCGAATCCCAGGGCGCGATCTGCGTGAACACGCCCCATGTCGTCGAGGTCTGCGGCGACAAGCTGCGCACCACCCTCGCGCTGCGCAGCGCCGGCGTGCCCCAGCCACGCGCCGTCGCAGCGTTCAGCCCCGAGGGCGCGATCGCCGCCGCCGAGGAACTGGGATACCCGGTCGTGCTCAAGCCGACCGTCGGCTCGTGGGGGCGCCTCATCGCGCGTCTGAACGATCGCGACGCCCTCGAGGCGGTCATCGAGCACAAGACCACCCTCGGGGGCGTGCAGCACGGCGTGCTCTACCTCCAGGAGTTCGTCGACAAGCCCGGGCGCGACATCCGCGCCTTCGTCGTGGGCGACGCGACCATCTGCGCGATCGTGCGCAACAGCCCGCACTGGATCACCAACACCGCGCGCGGCGCCACCACCGCGGCGTTCCAGGTAACACCGGAAATGAACGACCTGTGCGTGCGCGCCGCGCACGCCGTCAGCGACGGACGCCCTGCGCTCGTCGCGATCGATCTGCTCGAGCACCCCGAGCGCGGGCTGCTCGTGAATGAGGTGAACTCCACCATGGAGTTCCGCAACTCCGTCGCGCCCACCGGCGTCGACATCCCAGCCCGCGTCGTTGATTTCGCGATCGAGCGCGCCCAGGCCGCCCTTCCGTTCCGGGGCGCTGGCGCGACGATCCGCGAAACCACCACCACGGGAGCCCGCGCGTGA
- a CDS encoding protein kinase, whose product MAGPDERREGRDPLWGPTRSLPGEFAHEQDAKSARDGETLRVGSVVGGCVIQSLIAEGGQGVVYRARQAQPDRTVAIKTLRPSRLDPRRVERFLAECDLLSKNAHPNIVTLHVVGSYECSPGVSAPYLVMGYVASARSITEAARAFGWTEEQKIAKFQDACRAVAFLHKRGVRHFDLKPANILVDDDGLVRVSDLGLARSYSERLVVSPGGTLSHMSPEQCRGDPESLDARSDIYSLGVVLYELLSGRLPIDIRSEEGVPLKTEDVFERICTQPPTPLAQRARAIDPALAAIVMRALQKRPQDRYQSVDEMLQALENYLEENRRRRIARVFTESRRRVQRGAALLVLAILATFAALGVGWVATERTGYVARWEAFVASNLGPATPAGAPFYASVIEYAETTDPVALAEATGVAGVTAEVRTHRALHGQLARTLARSGARAVVFDIVFRAESEYDDALVSGIQALRDAGIGVVVASSSWTIDEAKGKPQISESIWKHADWGCFEVQLTMDGRLWIPLAVARAGHEPMPSLALAAYAASRAEGARFSFGLDRDRRALDIVYWQPVSDRPGGRRLLARSDRLAATDIDSFESWSGIENRGMLEGDLIAWYKPAMLEMAQLRSATRLYDDVIRASEQDLRAWFADKVVFIGNFTARAGDIHDVNGEDWPGVYFHAITLESLARDIRPRVADWAAHAMLGLPVAITGAGVPVLMLRRRSGRAARAAAMGVFVALTLLAPAALAALLYKQGLVLLNPLTLCLGVAFTGLFWWIAFRLFTRSQPHGRSGVVS is encoded by the coding sequence ATGGCTGGCCCCGACGAGCGGCGTGAAGGGCGTGATCCGTTGTGGGGGCCGACCAGGTCCCTGCCCGGCGAGTTCGCGCACGAGCAAGACGCCAAGTCAGCGCGTGACGGCGAAACGCTCCGCGTCGGCAGCGTGGTCGGGGGGTGCGTGATCCAGTCGCTGATCGCCGAGGGTGGCCAGGGCGTCGTCTATCGCGCTCGCCAGGCCCAGCCCGACCGGACGGTGGCGATCAAGACGCTGCGCCCCAGCCGGCTCGACCCGCGTCGCGTCGAGCGGTTCCTCGCCGAGTGCGACCTGCTCTCGAAGAACGCGCACCCCAACATCGTCACGCTCCATGTCGTGGGCAGCTACGAGTGCTCTCCCGGTGTCAGCGCCCCATACCTCGTGATGGGGTACGTCGCTTCGGCCCGTTCGATCACCGAAGCGGCCCGGGCGTTCGGCTGGACCGAAGAGCAGAAGATCGCGAAGTTCCAGGACGCGTGCCGCGCCGTCGCGTTCCTGCACAAGCGCGGGGTGCGTCATTTCGATCTGAAGCCGGCGAACATCCTCGTCGACGACGACGGGCTGGTTCGCGTGTCGGACCTCGGGCTCGCGCGGTCGTACTCCGAGCGGCTCGTCGTGTCGCCCGGTGGCACGCTCTCACACATGAGCCCCGAGCAGTGCCGCGGCGACCCAGAGTCTCTCGACGCGCGCAGCGACATCTATTCGCTGGGCGTGGTCCTGTACGAACTGCTCAGCGGGCGCCTGCCGATCGACATCCGGTCCGAAGAGGGCGTGCCGCTGAAAACCGAGGACGTGTTCGAGCGGATCTGCACGCAGCCCCCGACGCCGCTCGCGCAGCGCGCGCGGGCCATCGATCCTGCGTTGGCGGCGATCGTGATGCGCGCGCTGCAGAAACGCCCCCAGGACCGGTATCAGAGCGTCGACGAGATGCTCCAGGCGCTCGAGAACTACCTGGAGGAGAATCGGCGTCGGCGCATCGCGCGCGTGTTCACCGAGAGCCGGCGGCGTGTGCAGCGCGGCGCGGCGCTCCTCGTGCTCGCCATCCTCGCGACCTTCGCGGCGCTCGGGGTCGGCTGGGTGGCGACCGAACGCACCGGGTATGTGGCGAGGTGGGAGGCCTTCGTCGCGAGCAACCTCGGCCCGGCGACCCCGGCCGGAGCGCCGTTCTACGCGTCCGTGATCGAGTACGCCGAGACGACCGATCCTGTCGCGCTCGCCGAAGCGACGGGGGTCGCCGGGGTCACCGCCGAGGTGCGCACCCATCGCGCACTCCACGGCCAGCTCGCGCGCACCCTCGCCAGATCCGGCGCCAGAGCCGTGGTGTTCGACATCGTCTTCCGCGCGGAATCGGAGTACGACGACGCGCTCGTGTCGGGCATCCAGGCGCTCCGTGACGCCGGCATCGGCGTGGTCGTCGCGTCGTCCTCGTGGACGATCGATGAAGCGAAGGGAAAGCCGCAGATCAGCGAGAGCATCTGGAAGCACGCCGACTGGGGCTGCTTCGAGGTCCAGCTGACGATGGACGGGCGTCTGTGGATCCCGCTCGCGGTGGCCCGCGCCGGGCACGAACCGATGCCATCGCTCGCCTTGGCCGCGTACGCGGCGTCCCGGGCCGAGGGCGCCCGGTTCAGTTTCGGGCTCGATCGCGACCGCCGGGCGCTCGACATCGTGTACTGGCAGCCCGTGTCCGATCGCCCGGGGGGCCGACGCCTGCTGGCTCGCTCCGACCGGCTCGCGGCAACGGATATCGACTCGTTCGAATCGTGGTCGGGCATTGAGAACCGTGGCATGCTCGAGGGCGACCTCATCGCGTGGTACAAGCCGGCGATGCTCGAGATGGCGCAGCTGCGCAGCGCGACCCGCCTGTATGACGACGTCATTCGCGCGAGCGAGCAGGACCTGCGGGCCTGGTTCGCCGACAAGGTCGTGTTCATCGGGAACTTCACGGCTCGCGCCGGCGATATCCACGATGTGAACGGCGAGGACTGGCCGGGCGTCTATTTCCACGCGATCACGCTCGAATCCCTGGCGCGCGACATCCGCCCGCGCGTCGCAGACTGGGCCGCCCACGCGATGCTCGGGCTCCCGGTCGCGATCACGGGCGCCGGCGTCCCGGTTCTCATGCTGCGCCGCCGGTCGGGGCGTGCGGCCCGCGCCGCCGCGATGGGCGTGTTCGTCGCGCTCACGCTGCTGGCGCCGGCGGCGCTCGCGGCGCTGCTCTACAAGCAGGGCCTTGTTCTGCTGAATCCGCTGACGCTCTGTCTGGGCGTCGCGTTCACCGGGCTCTTCTGGTGGATCGCCTTCCGCTTGTTCACGCGTTCGCAACCGCACGGCCGCTCAGGAGTGGTGTCATGA
- a CDS encoding cation:proton antiporter, translating into MREGDFFPALAEMGIALLLFLVGLRLDLQVIRTMGPVALATGLGQVAFTSIIGFGLCLALGLSVVASIYVAVALTFSSTIIIVKLLSDKREIDSSARRSGTSTRASWA; encoded by the coding sequence GTGCGCGAGGGAGACTTCTTCCCGGCGCTCGCGGAGATGGGCATCGCGTTGCTGCTGTTCCTTGTGGGTTTGCGTCTGGACCTGCAGGTGATCCGGACGATGGGCCCGGTCGCGCTCGCGACGGGGCTGGGGCAGGTCGCGTTCACCTCGATCATCGGGTTCGGGCTCTGCCTGGCGCTGGGGCTGAGCGTGGTCGCCTCGATCTATGTCGCGGTCGCGCTGACCTTCTCGAGCACCATCATCATCGTCAAGCTGCTGAGCGACAAGCGCGAGATCGATTCGTCTGCGAGACGCTCGGGCACATCGACTCGGGCGTCATGGGCCTGA